The following proteins come from a genomic window of Achromobacter sp. AONIH1:
- a CDS encoding NAD/NADP-dependent octopine/nopaline dehydrogenase family protein, which produces MRVTVIGGGHGCYAAAADLHEKGHEVRWWRRDAEASAALAKAGGLEVTDYRGTRRIAIGDGPGQLRLARELRDAVQGAELIVIPLPATTHDELAPRLAPLLEDGQVVFLPPGTFGCQLFARAQRQAGNRAQVAYAETGTLPYLARKHGQRVVISGYATRLPTGVFPLRLADAALRRLAQAYPSVEPAGDGLSGALMNAGPIIHPPLILMNAGPLQHFERWDIHNEGTQPAIRAVTDALDAERVALREALGYGAPHFPLADHYAKEGDEWMYGRGAHGRLTDSGDWRETIDLHRHRYMLEDTRLGLSFLVSTGRWAGVPMPVAQGLLALASALTGRDLYAEGRTLENLGLSALSRADMRALLQEGY; this is translated from the coding sequence ATGCGCGTCACTGTCATCGGAGGCGGACACGGCTGCTACGCGGCCGCCGCGGACTTGCACGAAAAAGGCCACGAGGTGCGCTGGTGGCGGCGCGACGCCGAGGCCAGCGCCGCGCTGGCCAAGGCCGGCGGGCTGGAGGTCACCGACTATCGCGGCACCCGCCGCATCGCCATCGGCGACGGCCCCGGCCAGCTGCGGCTGGCGCGCGAACTGCGCGACGCGGTCCAGGGCGCCGAGCTGATCGTCATTCCGCTGCCCGCCACCACGCACGACGAGCTGGCGCCCCGGCTCGCGCCGCTGCTGGAGGACGGGCAGGTGGTGTTCCTGCCGCCCGGCACCTTCGGCTGCCAGCTGTTCGCGCGCGCCCAGCGCCAGGCCGGCAACCGCGCGCAGGTCGCCTATGCCGAGACCGGCACCCTGCCCTACCTGGCGCGCAAGCACGGCCAGCGCGTGGTCATCAGCGGCTACGCCACGCGCCTGCCCACCGGCGTCTTCCCCCTTCGGCTGGCCGATGCCGCGCTGCGGCGGCTGGCCCAGGCCTATCCCAGCGTGGAGCCGGCGGGCGACGGCCTGTCCGGCGCGCTCATGAATGCCGGCCCCATCATCCACCCGCCGCTCATCCTGATGAACGCCGGTCCCTTGCAGCATTTCGAGCGCTGGGACATCCACAACGAAGGCACCCAGCCAGCCATCCGCGCCGTGACCGATGCGCTGGACGCCGAGCGCGTGGCGCTGCGCGAGGCGCTGGGCTATGGCGCGCCGCATTTCCCGCTGGCCGACCACTACGCCAAGGAAGGCGATGAATGGATGTACGGGCGCGGCGCCCATGGCCGCCTGACCGACAGCGGCGACTGGCGCGAGACCATCGACCTGCACCGCCACCGCTACATGCTGGAGGACACGCGGCTGGGGCTGTCCTTCCTGGTGTCGACGGGCCGCTGGGCCGGCGTGCCCATGCCGGTGGCGCAGGGCCTGCTGGCCCTGGCCTCGGCGCTGACCGGGCGCGACCTGTACGCCGAGGGCCGCACGCTGGAGAACCTGGGCCTGTCCGCGCTGTCGCGCGCCGACATGCGCGCGCTGCTGCAAGAGGGCTATTGA
- a CDS encoding AraC family transcriptional regulator has product MFQDSIPLQRHCLLDSANMAEIRDQVSHHLWSHQMRVPQGNPLQSRLYGVYFGSAALFDLRYGAEVEIDAGDIASYYLVRATLAGSGMVELGRRSAAIRAGSLTVSSPSERSLIRVGSDCRSLILRVERPALERRLQQLLERPLRAPLVFDVDVAEGSSGMAAVRQTLDYLCRLHQDPDIDRLAPALAAGFPDYLMSLLLMQLPHNYSDALRADRRQPLPLHVRRARDYIESHLDEAVTLAELAALSGVSTRTLQNGFARFLGQSPIDYIRGLRLARVHAALEQAGPGDNVTDILLRHGVTSFGHFASHYRKRYGCRPSDTLRGR; this is encoded by the coding sequence ATGTTCCAAGACTCGATTCCGCTGCAACGCCATTGCCTGCTCGACTCGGCCAACATGGCCGAGATCCGGGATCAGGTCAGCCATCACCTGTGGTCGCACCAGATGCGCGTGCCTCAGGGAAATCCCTTGCAGTCGCGCCTGTACGGCGTGTATTTCGGCAGCGCCGCGCTGTTCGACCTGCGCTATGGCGCCGAGGTCGAGATCGACGCCGGCGATATCGCCAGCTATTACCTGGTGCGCGCCACGCTGGCCGGCAGCGGCATGGTCGAGCTGGGTCGCCGCAGCGCCGCCATCCGCGCCGGCAGCCTGACCGTCTCCTCGCCCTCCGAGCGCAGCCTCATCCGCGTCGGCAGCGACTGCCGCAGCCTGATCCTGCGGGTGGAGCGGCCGGCGCTGGAACGCCGCCTGCAACAGCTGCTGGAGCGTCCGCTCAGGGCGCCGCTGGTGTTCGACGTGGACGTGGCCGAAGGTTCGTCGGGCATGGCGGCGGTGCGCCAGACGCTGGACTATCTGTGCCGGCTGCACCAGGACCCCGACATCGACCGGCTGGCGCCGGCGCTGGCGGCGGGCTTCCCGGACTACCTGATGTCATTGCTGCTGATGCAGCTGCCGCATAACTACAGCGACGCGCTGCGCGCCGACCGCCGGCAGCCGCTGCCGCTGCACGTCAGGCGCGCGCGCGACTACATCGAAAGCCATCTGGACGAAGCCGTCACCCTGGCGGAGCTGGCCGCGCTCTCCGGCGTGTCCACGCGCACCCTGCAGAACGGCTTCGCGCGCTTCCTGGGCCAGAGCCCCATCGACTACATCCGCGGCCTGCGGCTGGCGCGCGTGCACGCGGCGCTGGAACAGGCCGGGCCGGGCGACAACGTCACCGACATCCTGCTGCGCCACGGCGTGACCAGCTTCGGCCACTTCGCCAGCCACTACCGCAAGCGCTACGGCTGTCGACCGTCGGACACGCTGCGCGGCCGCTAG
- a CDS encoding 3-hydroxybutyryl-CoA dehydrogenase, giving the protein MAAPLCVIGAGRMGQGIAASYLIAGLEVSLIDLKPRAADEQARVHDAARAAVRAELGMLARLGVLSEDQADAALARLRLRARDDAAADLRAARAVFEAVPERLDAKRDALRWLDEACPADAVVASTTSTFLVTELAALTAHPERFLNAHWLNPASLIPLVEVSRGPATRDAAADQLLELLRIAGKTPVMCAPSAGYIVPRIQALAMNEAARMVEEGVASAEDIDTAVRLGFGLRFSVLGLLEFIDWGGGDILYYASRYLAGALDPRFAAPDVIARNMEQGRKGLRDGQGFYDYAGVDVDAYRMQRLEQLRDRLALLGLLPRCGSARDWAGAGAGAGAAPAA; this is encoded by the coding sequence ATGGCCGCCCCCTTGTGCGTGATCGGCGCCGGCCGCATGGGACAGGGCATCGCCGCGTCCTACCTGATCGCCGGCCTGGAGGTGTCACTGATCGACCTCAAGCCCCGCGCCGCCGATGAACAGGCGCGCGTCCACGACGCGGCCCGCGCGGCCGTGCGCGCCGAGCTGGGCATGCTCGCGCGGCTGGGCGTGCTGAGCGAGGACCAGGCCGACGCCGCGCTGGCCCGGCTGCGGCTGCGCGCGAGGGACGATGCGGCCGCCGACCTGCGCGCGGCGCGCGCGGTGTTCGAGGCCGTGCCCGAACGCCTGGACGCCAAGCGTGACGCGCTGCGCTGGCTGGACGAGGCCTGCCCGGCCGACGCCGTGGTGGCATCGACCACGTCCACCTTCCTGGTCACCGAACTGGCGGCGCTGACGGCGCATCCGGAACGCTTCCTGAACGCGCACTGGCTCAACCCGGCCAGCCTGATCCCGCTGGTGGAAGTCAGCCGGGGCCCCGCCACCCGCGACGCCGCCGCCGACCAGCTGCTGGAGCTGCTGCGCATAGCGGGCAAGACGCCGGTGATGTGCGCGCCGTCCGCCGGCTACATCGTGCCGCGCATCCAGGCGCTGGCCATGAACGAGGCGGCCCGCATGGTCGAGGAAGGCGTGGCCAGCGCCGAGGACATCGACACCGCCGTGCGCCTGGGCTTCGGTTTGCGCTTCTCGGTGCTGGGCCTGCTGGAATTCATCGACTGGGGCGGCGGCGACATCCTCTACTACGCCTCGCGCTACCTGGCCGGCGCGCTGGACCCGCGCTTCGCGGCGCCGGACGTGATCGCGCGCAACATGGAACAGGGCCGCAAGGGCTTGCGCGACGGCCAGGGCTTCTACGACTACGCCGGCGTGGACGTGGACGCGTATCGGATGCAGCGGCTGGAGCAGCTGCGCGACCGGCTGGCGCTGCTGGGCCTGCTGCCGCGCTGCGGCTCGGCGCGGGACTGGGCCGGGGCCGGGGCCGGGGCCGGCGCGGCGCCGGCCGCCTGA
- a CDS encoding MFS transporter — MTGDIPDSAPARRYAYEWYVVLVCMLAYIFSFVDRQILALMIEPIKRDLDLSDTQFSLLHGLAFSLFYAFMGIPIALLADRYSRPRIIAIGVAFWSLATAVCGLSRNFAQMFLARIGVGVGEAALSPATYSMLSDMFPRDRLGRAVGVYSIGSFIGGGLAFLIGGYVINLLKSVDTVALPLLGALRPWQVTFFVVGLPGLLVALLILLTVRDPGRRGLRLGADGRASKPAIGDTFRFLARHRRTFCCHFLGFSFYAMALFALLGWTPAFYMRKFGLSPTEAGYMLGAVVLAANTAGVFCGGWLMDALARRGHADAPLRAGVIGAACMAVPAVAFTQVDSLWLSVGLLLPAMFFASFPMPTSTAAMQILPPNQLRAQVSALFLLISNLIGLGLGTTAVALLTDRWFRDPAAVGQSLSAMIGAAAVACVVLLAMGCGSYRRSLAAEAAPGAAEASDGAAPLTARPASTS, encoded by the coding sequence ATGACTGGCGATATCCCCGACAGCGCGCCCGCGCGCCGCTACGCCTACGAATGGTACGTGGTCCTGGTCTGCATGCTAGCGTACATATTTTCCTTCGTCGACAGGCAGATCCTGGCGCTGATGATCGAGCCGATCAAGCGCGACCTGGACCTGAGCGACACGCAGTTCAGCCTGTTGCACGGGCTGGCGTTCTCGCTGTTCTACGCCTTCATGGGCATCCCCATCGCGCTGTTGGCCGACCGCTATTCGCGGCCGCGCATCATCGCCATCGGCGTGGCCTTCTGGAGCCTGGCGACCGCCGTCTGCGGCCTGTCGCGCAACTTCGCCCAGATGTTCCTGGCGCGCATTGGCGTGGGCGTGGGCGAGGCGGCGCTGTCGCCCGCCACCTACTCGATGCTGAGCGACATGTTCCCGCGCGACCGGCTGGGCCGGGCAGTGGGCGTGTACTCGATCGGCTCATTCATCGGCGGCGGACTGGCCTTCCTGATCGGCGGCTATGTGATCAACCTGCTGAAAAGCGTGGACACCGTGGCGCTGCCGCTGCTGGGCGCGCTGCGGCCCTGGCAGGTGACGTTCTTCGTGGTGGGGCTGCCGGGCCTGCTGGTGGCGCTGCTGATTCTGCTGACGGTGCGAGATCCCGGCCGGCGCGGCCTGCGCCTGGGCGCCGACGGCCGCGCCAGCAAGCCCGCCATCGGCGACACCTTCCGCTTCCTGGCGCGGCACCGGCGCACGTTCTGCTGCCACTTCCTGGGGTTCTCGTTCTACGCGATGGCATTGTTCGCGCTGCTGGGCTGGACGCCGGCCTTCTATATGCGCAAGTTCGGCCTGTCGCCGACCGAGGCGGGCTATATGCTGGGCGCGGTGGTGCTGGCGGCCAACACCGCCGGCGTGTTCTGCGGCGGCTGGCTGATGGATGCGCTGGCGCGGCGCGGCCATGCCGACGCGCCGCTGCGGGCCGGCGTGATCGGCGCGGCCTGCATGGCGGTGCCGGCGGTGGCGTTCACGCAGGTCGATTCGCTGTGGCTGTCGGTGGGGCTGCTCCTGCCGGCCATGTTCTTCGCGTCCTTTCCCATGCCCACGTCGACGGCCGCGATGCAGATCCTGCCGCCCAACCAGCTGCGCGCGCAGGTCTCGGCGCTGTTCCTGCTGATCTCCAACCTGATCGGGCTGGGCCTGGGCACCACGGCGGTGGCCTTGCTGACCGACCGCTGGTTCCGCGATCCGGCGGCGGTGGGGCAGTCGCTGTCCGCGATGATCGGCGCGGCGGCGGTCGCCTGCGTGGTCCTGCTGGCGATGGGCTGCGGCAGCTACCGGCGCAGCCTGGCCGCCGAGGCGGCGCCCGGCGCGGCCGAAGCGTCCGATGGCGCGGCGCCGCTGACGGCGCGGCCGGCCTCGACCTCGTAG
- a CDS encoding MetQ/NlpA family ABC transporter substrate-binding protein, which translates to MFHGPAFSADPKPLKVGVRGGVDEQIWEVVARVAKKNGLAVEPVVITGTASPNEALNNGDLEANSFQHIPFLKDQIKQRGYKLVPVANTLISPIAFYSKKYKSLQDLPPGAKVGIPNDPSNQTRALVVLRDQGLITLKDGFDPFTGTATLADVTSNPRKLEFVESASVVLARSLPDVDTAAIVNSFAYQAGLIATRDGIAVEKKENNPYVNIIVVREQDKNAPWVPELVKAYHSEEVRQFILSKYEGSVIPVF; encoded by the coding sequence ATGTTCCACGGCCCGGCCTTCTCGGCCGATCCCAAGCCCTTGAAGGTCGGCGTGCGCGGCGGCGTGGACGAGCAGATCTGGGAAGTGGTGGCGCGGGTTGCCAAGAAGAACGGCCTGGCCGTCGAGCCGGTGGTGATCACCGGCACCGCCAGTCCCAACGAGGCGCTGAACAACGGCGACCTGGAAGCCAACTCCTTTCAGCACATTCCCTTCCTGAAAGACCAGATCAAGCAGCGCGGCTACAAGCTGGTGCCGGTGGCCAATACGCTGATCTCGCCCATCGCCTTCTATTCGAAGAAGTACAAGTCGCTTCAGGACCTGCCGCCCGGCGCCAAGGTCGGCATCCCCAATGATCCCAGCAACCAGACGCGCGCGCTGGTGGTGCTGCGCGACCAGGGACTGATCACGCTCAAGGATGGCTTCGATCCGTTCACCGGCACGGCCACGCTGGCCGATGTGACGTCCAACCCCAGGAAACTGGAGTTCGTCGAGAGCGCCTCGGTGGTGCTGGCGCGTTCGCTGCCGGACGTGGACACGGCGGCCATCGTCAACAGCTTCGCCTACCAGGCCGGCCTGATCGCCACGCGCGACGGCATCGCCGTGGAGAAGAAGGAAAACAATCCCTACGTCAACATCATCGTGGTGCGCGAGCAGGACAAGAATGCGCCCTGGGTGCCGGAGCTGGTCAAGGCCTACCATTCCGAGGAAGTGCGCCAGTTCATTCTGAGCAAGTACGAAGGTTCGGTCATTCCGGTGTTCTGA
- a CDS encoding CopD family protein yields the protein MTYQLLKMLHVAAVAAWLCGSLFVSLFLLTSQPQEGEAPKERKMLGALRRWTLFVTTPAMALSWLVGLHLAMSLGWFAMNWIWVKIGIAAVLSALLGIQSAALGRMARGAGGRPPALDLYAPFTVLAAAAIVTLAVVKPF from the coding sequence ATGACCTACCAACTCCTGAAAATGCTTCATGTCGCGGCCGTGGCCGCGTGGCTGTGCGGCTCGCTGTTCGTGTCGCTGTTCCTGCTGACGTCCCAGCCGCAGGAAGGCGAGGCGCCCAAGGAACGCAAGATGCTGGGCGCGCTGCGCCGCTGGACCCTGTTCGTGACCACGCCGGCCATGGCGCTGAGCTGGCTGGTCGGCCTGCACCTGGCCATGAGCCTGGGCTGGTTCGCGATGAACTGGATCTGGGTCAAGATCGGCATCGCGGCGGTGCTGTCGGCGCTGCTGGGCATCCAGAGCGCGGCGCTGGGCCGCATGGCGCGCGGCGCCGGCGGACGGCCGCCGGCGCTGGATCTGTATGCGCCGTTCACGGTGCTGGCGGCCGCGGCCATCGTCACGCTGGCGGTGGTCAAGCCGTTCTGA
- a CDS encoding PLP-dependent aspartate aminotransferase family protein: protein MTDHSQQGFATRAIHLGYDPLQEQGALSPPLYLTSTYTQESLEAFDEIRLGERSGYVYGRTRNPTQALLEERLASLEGAEAAVVTASGMAAISATLFSLLQSGDEIVVDQIVYGTAFTLFTQGLARFGVRAVFADFTRPETVAAAIGPKTRAVYFETPANPNLRLVDIQAVSAIARGKGLLTIVDNTFATPVLQRPLALGADLVLHSATKYLGGHGDLLAGAVAGRKELVDAVRLQGLRYYTGATLSPFTAFLVLRGLKTLELRVQRHSESALRVARLLREHPAVADVFYPGLADTAGAEIARRQQSAGGGLVAFELKGGLDAGRRLLNGLKLARIAVSLGDPETLIQHPASMTHASYSAEDRERYGLSEGLLRLSVGLETPDDILADLKQGLDRA, encoded by the coding sequence ATGACCGATCACTCGCAGCAAGGCTTCGCCACGCGCGCCATCCACCTGGGCTATGACCCGCTGCAAGAGCAGGGCGCGCTGTCGCCGCCGCTCTACCTGACCTCGACCTACACGCAGGAAAGCCTGGAGGCCTTCGATGAGATCCGCCTGGGAGAGCGCAGCGGCTACGTCTATGGCCGCACGCGCAATCCCACGCAGGCCCTGCTGGAAGAGCGGCTGGCCTCTCTGGAGGGCGCCGAGGCCGCCGTCGTCACCGCGTCCGGCATGGCCGCGATCTCGGCCACGCTGTTCTCGCTGCTGCAAAGCGGCGACGAGATCGTGGTCGACCAGATCGTTTACGGCACGGCCTTCACGCTGTTCACGCAGGGCCTGGCGCGTTTCGGCGTGCGCGCGGTGTTCGCCGATTTCACGCGCCCGGAGACGGTGGCCGCCGCCATCGGCCCCAAGACCCGCGCCGTGTATTTCGAGACGCCGGCCAATCCCAACCTGCGGCTGGTCGACATCCAGGCGGTGTCGGCCATCGCGCGCGGCAAGGGCCTGCTGACCATCGTCGACAACACCTTCGCCACGCCGGTGCTGCAGCGTCCCTTGGCGCTGGGCGCCGACCTGGTGCTGCATTCGGCCACCAAGTACCTGGGCGGCCATGGCGACCTGCTGGCCGGCGCCGTGGCCGGCCGCAAGGAACTGGTCGACGCGGTGCGCCTGCAAGGGCTGCGCTACTACACCGGCGCGACGCTGTCGCCCTTCACCGCCTTCCTGGTGCTGCGCGGCCTGAAGACGCTGGAGCTGCGCGTGCAGCGTCACAGCGAATCGGCGCTGCGCGTGGCGCGGCTGCTGCGCGAGCATCCGGCGGTGGCCGATGTGTTCTACCCGGGCCTGGCCGACACGGCCGGCGCCGAGATCGCGCGCCGCCAGCAATCGGCCGGCGGCGGGCTGGTGGCCTTTGAATTGAAGGGCGGGCTGGATGCGGGCCGGCGTCTGCTCAATGGCTTGAAGCTGGCGCGCATCGCGGTCAGCCTGGGCGATCCCGAGACGCTGATCCAGCATCCGGCGTCGATGACGCATGCCAGCTATTCGGCCGAGGACCGCGAGCGCTATGGCTTGTCAGAAGGACTGCTGCGTTTGTCGGTGGGACTGGAGACGCCCGACGATATCCTCGCGGACCTGAAGCAGGGGCTGGATCGCGCCTAG
- a CDS encoding methionine ABC transporter permease, with amino-acid sequence MSLPMLDKYLQAFLQTLAMVGVSAVIAIALGLSLALVLTVTASGGLYPKPRLNRALSITVNTFRAIPFIILLIAMLPFTRLLVGTTLGTWAAIVPLSANLVPFFARIAQVSLNDVDPGLVEAARAMGCRRLHIVRHVLLPEALPGIIGGMTVSVIAMINASAMAGAVGAGGLGDLAIRYGYERYETRVMFEVIVILIALVSIVQFTGEWLSRRADHKR; translated from the coding sequence ATGTCGCTGCCGATGCTTGATAAATACCTGCAGGCTTTCCTGCAGACGCTGGCGATGGTGGGCGTGTCGGCCGTGATCGCCATCGCGCTGGGCCTGTCGCTGGCGCTGGTGCTGACCGTGACGGCCTCGGGCGGGCTGTATCCGAAGCCGCGCCTGAACCGCGCGCTGTCGATCACGGTGAACACGTTCCGCGCGATTCCCTTCATCATCCTGCTGATCGCCATGCTGCCCTTCACGCGGCTGCTGGTGGGCACCACGCTGGGCACCTGGGCGGCCATCGTGCCGCTGTCGGCCAACCTGGTGCCGTTCTTCGCGCGCATCGCGCAGGTCAGCCTGAACGACGTGGACCCCGGCCTGGTCGAGGCCGCGCGCGCCATGGGCTGCCGCCGCCTGCACATCGTGCGCCACGTACTGCTGCCCGAGGCATTGCCCGGCATCATCGGCGGCATGACGGTCAGCGTGATCGCGATGATCAACGCCTCGGCCATGGCGGGCGCGGTCGGCGCGGGCGGGCTGGGCGACCTGGCGATCCGCTACGGCTACGAGCGCTACGAGACGCGCGTGATGTTCGAGGTGATCGTGATCCTGATCGCGCTGGTGTCGATCGTGCAGTTCACCGGCGAATGGCTGTCGCGCCGCGCCGACCACAAGCGCTGA
- a CDS encoding methionine ABC transporter ATP-binding protein, translated as MKHYELPLAEPLAGAAPASAPEAARDREHIVFDSLQKRYQGPQGPVAALSDVSFSIARGEIFGIIGRSGAGKSTLLRTINMLERPGAGRVLIDGADVGQLDEDGLVALRRRIGMIFQHFNLLSAKTVAENVALPLRVAGVKPAAARVRVDALLDLVGLRDKADAYPAKLSGGQKQRVGIARALVHEPRILLCDEATSALDPETTQSILALLRDINRKLGLTVVLITHDMAVIREICHQVLVLDGGRKVEQGEVWRVFGDPGAEATRALLRPLQHDLPADLAARLSPEPQGPGASGVLRLRYTGAGRAQGVPLAALAALGPGATLLHGGLDRLGGHAQGSLLVSVPAGILRQEAARAALAADQIEVLGYVAADA; from the coding sequence ATGAAGCACTACGAACTTCCCCTGGCCGAGCCGCTGGCCGGCGCGGCCCCGGCCAGCGCGCCCGAGGCGGCGCGCGACCGCGAGCACATCGTGTTCGACAGCTTGCAGAAGCGCTACCAGGGGCCGCAAGGTCCGGTGGCGGCGCTGTCGGACGTGTCTTTTTCCATCGCGCGCGGCGAGATCTTCGGCATCATCGGCCGCAGCGGCGCGGGCAAGTCCACCTTGCTGCGCACCATCAACATGCTGGAGCGCCCCGGCGCCGGCCGCGTGCTGATCGACGGCGCCGATGTCGGGCAGCTGGACGAGGACGGGCTGGTGGCGCTGCGGCGCCGCATCGGCATGATCTTCCAGCACTTCAACCTGCTGTCGGCCAAGACCGTGGCCGAGAACGTGGCGCTGCCGCTGCGCGTGGCCGGCGTCAAGCCCGCCGCCGCGCGCGTCCGGGTCGACGCGCTGCTGGACCTGGTGGGCCTGCGCGACAAGGCCGATGCCTATCCGGCCAAGCTGTCCGGCGGCCAGAAGCAGCGGGTCGGCATCGCCCGCGCGCTGGTGCACGAGCCGCGGATCCTGCTGTGCGACGAAGCCACGTCGGCGCTGGATCCCGAGACCACCCAATCCATCCTGGCGCTGCTGCGCGACATCAACCGCAAGCTCGGCCTGACCGTGGTGCTGATCACGCACGACATGGCGGTGATCCGGGAGATCTGCCATCAGGTGCTGGTGCTGGACGGCGGCCGCAAGGTCGAGCAGGGCGAGGTCTGGCGCGTGTTCGGCGATCCCGGGGCCGAGGCCACGCGCGCATTGCTGCGGCCGCTGCAGCACGACCTGCCGGCCGACCTGGCCGCGCGCCTGTCGCCCGAGCCGCAAGGGCCCGGCGCCAGCGGCGTGCTGCGGCTGCGCTATACCGGCGCCGGCCGCGCGCAGGGCGTGCCCCTGGCGGCGCTGGCCGCGCTGGGACCGGGCGCCACGCTGCTGCATGGGGGGCTGGACCGGCTGGGCGGCCACGCGCAAGGCAGCCTGCTGGTGTCGGTGCCCGCGGGCATATTGCGGCAGGAAGCCGCGCGCGCCGCGTTGGCGGCGGATCAGATCGAGGTGCTGGGCTATGTCGCTGCCGATGCTTGA